The DNA sequence atattttcaacatttctcactccagatCTCTTTTGatatgacgattttgccccttttggcaaatcgtccccagattttctcaaaattacaattttgcccatcatgggcgaatcgcttccgAATCACTCCCGACTTCCTCTTATGCTTTGAAGGTCCTTTCCCTAAGctaatagggctatactaggaatgtcatgccgatttgatgcgatttattcgcatgttatggattccttgatttgcgtatttactttatttgattgtgattgctaggataatCATTCTCATatgcatgaactcttagattaagattcgtaccccactcgtccgcatgaaatctaatattagaaaaatccattcaacttaggtaccgaaagggcgtcaattaagataattggtgtaaccaagtccccgaacccatttctcCGGTTCTCTGAGAATCGAATAAAAGCTTtcaactattcgatagggtttctaATCGTATCTTCcgcgaaacgattggtggcgactccgaggcatgcacacatagtacatgccactagaccgcaccgaaggtCGACCcaattttatcctccgttgcgatttgggtaatgagtcttgggagaagcccgcgtccgaaggtccacacatGCCTGGGCCGGAAGGgggacccattagccctctctctcttcggATCTAGGAGGGTCGCAACAAGCCTTGAATCAAAACGATCCCTACCAAATTCCAGCCTTTATTTGAACAAGATCCATTTCatacccttttttgagaaaatgaggacatatCGAGCCCTTATTCGGAATTTTCAGGATACGGtgataattattattaaaaattaaaataaaagattgatgttgaaattgactaaaaaaagggagggaaagtgtcaaaaaagacCCAAGCACACTCTTTTATCGCCGGTAATGTTTTTGTCTTTGATTCTTTGCCCTTGGTTGTATGTCCAACTTGTTCGACTTTGTGTGAAAGATCCCAAGGAGTGGGCTATGAGAGTTCACCTTCTGGCTTGTGTGTGGAACTTAGAAAAAAGCGGAGCGTCTTGTTTATTGAACTTGATGTTCTTTTAACTCGTCTATTAAACTATTCATACCAAAGGGGTTATATCCATCGATAAGTTGTGAAGAGTTTACCCCCCCAAAAGGGCttcgaaagaaagaaaaaggtgcGCTGAACTTGATCTTCCCATCTTTGCTAGTTATCTATGAGAAGTTTTTACAAACTAATTGGTTTGTTTATTGTTCTAACAAATTTTACAATTGCACTTAACTTGGGTGGAAATATGGAGCTAGGAAACATTATGAAGTATGTGGGCCGCCATGTAGAATATCTCCATGGTTTTAGTCAATAGGAGTGAACTATAAAGCAATTGTTAAGGCTGGTATTGGTCTGGGATCCACAGTTCAAAAGTCGTGGTGTCGAAGGTGCGGATTTTTGTAATGATCAAGTGCTAGAGTTGGTGGAACATTTAAACATAACGGGCCGAATAATTTCACAAAACACTCGAAACGGGCCTCAAGAGCAAGCCCAACTACAATTTCGACCGGGCCTTGTCCGCCACTTCCTCGACAGCCTCATCGTATCCGACGGCCTCCAGCACCTCCCGCAGCACCACCCTCAGATTCTCACCGTACACGTGTCCGTCCCACTTCCTCGCTACCAACGCCTCCCCCAGCTCGACCGCCGCAGCCACCGTCGCCTCCACGCCGTCGTGGGCCGAGTCGACGATCCCCATCCTCACCCCGTCCTCTGCCGTCAGCTTTGCTGCCCTCATCACGGCCTCGCGCCGGGCCCTCGGGTCGCCGATCTTGGACCTCATCAGGACCATGAACCAGTTGGTGACCACGAGCCCGATGTCCATCTCGCTCATGTAGAGGAAGCCCCGATCGCGCCGCATGACCACATAGTCATGGCTGAGGGCGAGCATCATTCCGGCAGCGGAGGCGTGGCCGGTCacggcggcgatggtcggcatGGGGAGGCAGATGAGGTCGTGGACGAGGGAGCGGAGGGAGGAGGACATGAGCTGAAGGCGGAGCTCGGAGGACTGGGCCCAGTCGAGGTCGAAGCCGTTGGAGAAGAAGTTGCCTTGGGCGGTGGTGATCagggcggaggaggaggaggcggaggggtCGGACTGTAGGCGGGAGAGGGCGGATCGGAGGGAGGAGATGAGGTTGGGGTTGAGGCGGTGCTCGCCGGCGCCGGTGAgggtgaggaagaagaggttGCCGCGCTTCTCGAGGGTGCATAGCTGCTCCTCGCCGTGCTTCTTGTCCTCCATGAGAATGGTCAGATTGCTTCTGTGTGGgcgacagagagagaaagagatggagTTTCAACGCAATGTGCAGAGTGAAATCGACTGACGGGGGGACGAACGATaattattgtaaaaaaaaaaaaaaaattcatcacgTGGGAGTTGGACTTAATTCCGATTTATCTACTTCCATCAATGCGGGAGGAAAAGAAACGTCAGTATTTCgctataaaatttattttgtacaaTGCGAAtcgtttcatttttctattaattgagATTCTGGGAATTGATTTATATGGATCCAACGAACCAACATTAAATTTGGAAACATTGGTTAATCAATCGTATCCGATGGCACCCGATGATTTTTGACATTAACTAAAAAGAATG is a window from the Rhodamnia argentea isolate NSW1041297 chromosome 8, ASM2092103v1, whole genome shotgun sequence genome containing:
- the LOC115726637 gene encoding enoyl-CoA delta isomerase 1, peroxisomal-like encodes the protein MEDKKHGEEQLCTLEKRGNLFFLTLTGAGEHRLNPNLISSLRSALSRLQSDPSASSSSALITTAQGNFFSNGFDLDWAQSSELRLQLMSSSLRSLVHDLICLPMPTIAAVTGHASAAGMMLALSHDYVVMRRDRGFLYMSEMDIGLVVTNWFMVLMRSKIGDPRARREAVMRAAKLTAEDGVRMGIVDSAHDGVEATVAAAVELGEALVARKWDGHVYGENLRVVLREVLEAVGYDEAVEEVADKARSKL